In Prunus dulcis chromosome 1, ALMONDv2, whole genome shotgun sequence, the following are encoded in one genomic region:
- the LOC117613871 gene encoding uncharacterized protein LOC117613871 — MRLRFFTLQMIPWCFQLMGNHHLSRVQLRHTDQQRQVVGTIKLVKSDGLVLIYHSPIYVSELMMEFPKHLVCRSDSFYIGQKIPALSEDDQLQLGHKYFLLPQHLFQSVLSFVTIASFNTKDSSKTAFLRKAANCEPFDIQKTPSGCLRIRVSDEFISQMLEEGKLNEEAANNKDEANNFAKANSRVCTTAQLQKDYTQLVGSRQWKPRLEPIRETREKSRRLSSFGMRRSSNKKSQPNSLKASQNQKSSSTATSKAKIKIKPSRK, encoded by the coding sequence ATGAGGTTGCGATTTTTCACTCTCCAGATGATCCCATGGTGTTTCCAGTTGATGGGCAACCACCATCTCTCTCGCGTGCAGCTTCGTCACACCGATCAACAGCGCCAGGTTGTGGGTACCATCAAGCTCGTCAAATCCGACGGCCTGGTTTTGATCTACCACAGCCCAATCTACGTCTCCGAGCTCATGATGGAGTTTCCGAAACACCTTGTGTGCCGGTCCGATTCGTTCTATATCGGACAGAAGATCCCGGCTCTCTCTGAAGATGACCAGCTTCAGCTCGGCCACAAGTACTTTCTGCTACCTCAACACTTGTTCCAGTCGGTGCTTTCTTTCGTGACCATTGCTTCGTTCAATACCAAAGACTCGTCAAAAACCGCGTTTCTAAGGAAGGCTGCGAATTGCGAGCCGTTTGATATTCAGAAAACGCCATCTGGGTGCTTGAGGATACGCGTTTCCGACGAGTTTATATCCCAGATGTTGGAGGAAGGGAAGCTCAACGAGGAAGCAGCGAATAACAAAGATGAGGCAAATAATTTTGCCAAAGCCAATAGCAGGGTTTGCACGACGGCACAGTTGCAGAAAGACTACACGCAGCTTGTTGGGTCGCGGCAATGGAAGCCGAGGCTTGAGCCCATCAGAGAGACGAGGGAGAAGAGCAGAAGGCTGTCTTCGTTTGGGATGAGAAGATCTTCCAATAAGAAATCTCAACCCAACTCATTAAAGGCGTCCCAGAACCAAAAGAGTTCTAGTACTGCTACTTCCAAAGCCAAGATCAAGATCAAACCATCAAGGAAATGA
- the LOC117638160 gene encoding uncharacterized protein LOC117638160 produces MGKRWWTIGLVVGIIGIGRELTKLYGWDKDALLKVFGELSDRLGVWAIPLYVAIHTLTLALCLPYAIFFEAAASLLFGFFPAVLCVFAAKLLGASLSFWIGRLIFKSSSSAMEWVQRNRYFAVLSRGVERDGWRFVLLARFSPMPSYIINYALAATRVRFVVDFLLPTVIGCMPMILQNTSIGSLAGAAVSSASGSQKSQIWSYLFPVLGIGSSILISLRIKKYSTENLVTESPTSEDINDSSNIADSNKEDPKKGQ; encoded by the exons ATGGGGAAGAGATGGTGGACGATAGGATTGGTGGTGGGGATAATTGGGATTGGAAGGGAATTGACAAAGCTGTACGGATGGGACAAGGACGCTCTGCTGAAGGTGTTTGGTGAATTGTCTGATCGGCTGGGAGTATGGGCCATCCCGTTGTACGTGGCGATCCACACCCTCACTCTCGCTCTCTGCTTGCCCTACGCCATTTTCTTCGAGGCCGCCGCTTCTCTTCTCTTCGGCTTCTTTCCGGCTGTCCTCTGCGTCTTTGCCGCCAAGCTGCTCGGTGCTTCCCTCTCCTTTTGGATTGGCAG GTTAATATTCAAGAGCTCAAGTTCAGCAATGGAGTGGGTCCAGAGGAATAGGTACTTCGCTGTCCTCTCCAGAGGAGTTGAGCGAGATGGTTGGAGATTTGTTCTACTTGCCCGCTTCTCGCCAATGCCCTCCTATATCATAAATTATGCCCTTGCTGCAACAAGAGTTCGGTTTGTTGTGGATTTTCTGCTTCCAACAGTTATTGGCTGCATGCCTATGATTTTACAGAACACATCGATTGGCAGTTTGGCTGGTGCTGCTGTTTCTTCAGCATCTGGCTCTcagaaatctcaaatttggtcATATCTTTTTCCTGTACTAGGAATTGGCTCTAGCATTCTTATTTCCTTGAGAATTAAGAAGTACTCTACTGAAAATTTAGTGACTGAATCCCCTACCAGTGAGGATATTAATGATTCTAGTAACATTGCCGATTCTAACAAGGAGGACCCGAAAAAGGGTCAATAA